A stretch of DNA from Cumulibacter manganitolerans:
TCGATGACCGTCTTCACGATCTACCTGCGCGAACGCGGATCCCCGGAGTCCAAGAAGGTCGGTGCGCCGACGCGGAGACCTCGAGCGACTGACCGCGACCCGGCGCGCGGACGCTGGCTACTCGGCGAGCTCGCCGGCCTCGAGGTGCAGGGTGCGGGCCGGCTTGTGCGGCAGCAGCAACGGCAGGCGGCGGGCGTTCAGCGGCGACACGACCCCGGCGAGCTCGTCGACGGTGAACCAGTCGGCGCGGCGGATCTCGCGCGGGTCGTAGACCAGCCGATCCAGCAGCCCGCTGTCGTGCTCACCGCCGTCGTAGAGCACCTCGATGGCGTCGCTCCAGCCGAGGTACGGCGGCAGCCAGTCGAGCGCCAGCAGGCGGCCGGTCTGGATGTCGATGCCGATCTCCTCCTTGACCTCGCGCCGGGCCGCGAGCACCGGCGACTCGCCGTCCTCGACGATGCCGCCGGGCAGCTCCCAGTCCTTCTTGAACGTCGTCTGGCACAGCAGCACCCGCCCGTCGGGGTCGGTCATCACGACGTGCGAGATGAGCCGCTTGAGCGGCATCACCGAGTCCAGCATGAAGGTGAACCCGCCGGCCGAGTCCGGCGCCGGATCCGCGGCCAGGCTCGCGAACAGCGCCCCGTCGCGCAGCCCGCCGCCGCGCGAGAGACCCCCGCGCAGGATGCCCTCGCGGCGCAGCCCGGTGCGCATCGCCACCTGCGTCTCGCGGCGGTCGTCATGGTCGATGACGACCTCCACCCGGCTCACGCCGTGGCGGCCGTACAACGCGTCGATCAGCGCGCGGATCGCGTGGGCGGTCGTGCTCACTGGCGCGTCGGCGAGCTCCCAGTGCAGCCGGGCCACCGACTCGTCGCGCACCTCGATGCGGCAGACCCCCAGGCGGACGCCGTGCTCGCTGAGCTCGACGACCGGCTCCG
This window harbors:
- a CDS encoding NUDIX domain-containing protein, with amino-acid sequence MDWSQLAQTAGDVRIERRAGAEPVVELSEHGVRLGVCRIEVRDESVARLHWELADAPVSTTAHAIRALIDALYGRHGVSRVEVVIDHDDRRETQVAMRTGLRREGILRGGLSRGGGLRDGALFASLAADPAPDSAGGFTFMLDSVMPLKRLISHVVMTDPDGRVLLCQTTFKKDWELPGGIVEDGESPVLAARREVKEEIGIDIQTGRLLALDWLPPYLGWSDAIEVLYDGGEHDSGLLDRLVYDPREIRRADWFTVDELAGVVSPLNARRLPLLLPHKPARTLHLEAGELAE